Proteins from a single region of Segatella copri:
- the tnpC gene encoding IS66 family transposase yields MKKDEIIVLLKEQLQLANEQLQQANATVSSLTAQVNELIERIKSLEELLVQKGIAIDKANRQNKALGKLVSGKKSERQEKNPQASMTQEEFDKKKTEQAEKRKARKNNGAKRDMHYEMKEVHVTIDPVMDAGLLKTLRLFGTRTCIRYSMEPIKFIKTVYHINTYTDRSIMYPGKTPPALLLNSSYSPSFAAGLLQMRYIYSMPVERIIKYFADNGFTLRKTTANKLIARSADVLENFYKAICQVVLQQDYVSADETYHKVLLAKTKPADKGSKKGYFWAVSAPKLGLVFFVYEDGSRSEQVILNVFSDYKGTIQSDAYAPYRKLESDAYPDIMRIACLQHVKRDFIDCGKEDKDAQEVVDILNRFYREDKKHKVGVNGWTVEDHLAYRQSYAPDILQDLLEKLEEISSRKDLLPKSTLAQAVGYALNEYNAICDIFKRGDTALDNNYIERIQRYISLSRRNSMFFGSHEGASRAAILYSIAISCRLNGINLFEYICDVIEKTAEWQPNTPLEKYRDLLPDRWKKQ; encoded by the coding sequence ATGAAAAAGGACGAAATTATAGTACTTTTGAAGGAACAGCTTCAGCTTGCAAACGAACAGCTTCAGCAAGCTAATGCTACGGTGAGTTCGTTGACTGCACAGGTCAACGAACTCATTGAACGTATAAAGTCATTAGAAGAACTACTCGTCCAGAAAGGAATCGCCATTGACAAAGCGAATCGTCAGAACAAGGCACTCGGCAAGCTCGTTTCAGGCAAGAAGTCCGAACGTCAGGAAAAGAATCCACAAGCCTCGATGACGCAGGAGGAATTTGACAAGAAGAAAACAGAGCAGGCCGAAAAGAGAAAGGCACGCAAAAACAACGGTGCCAAGCGTGACATGCATTACGAGATGAAAGAGGTGCATGTTACGATAGATCCAGTCATGGATGCAGGGCTTTTGAAGACGTTGCGTCTCTTCGGAACTCGTACCTGTATACGTTACAGCATGGAACCCATCAAATTCATCAAGACCGTGTATCACATCAACACTTATACTGATAGAAGTATCATGTATCCGGGGAAAACTCCGCCGGCTCTGTTGTTGAATTCTTCCTATTCACCTTCCTTTGCAGCAGGACTCCTGCAGATGCGATACATCTATTCCATGCCGGTAGAGCGAATCATCAAATACTTTGCCGACAATGGGTTTACGTTAAGGAAAACCACGGCAAACAAGCTGATTGCCAGAAGTGCCGATGTACTGGAAAACTTCTATAAGGCTATCTGCCAAGTAGTGTTGCAGCAGGATTATGTCTCGGCGGACGAGACATACCATAAAGTACTGTTAGCCAAGACAAAGCCTGCGGACAAGGGGTCGAAGAAAGGCTACTTCTGGGCTGTAAGTGCGCCTAAACTGGGACTTGTCTTCTTCGTATATGAGGATGGATCACGCTCAGAGCAGGTCATACTTAACGTATTCTCTGATTATAAAGGTACCATACAGAGTGATGCATATGCTCCTTACCGGAAACTGGAGTCGGATGCTTATCCTGACATTATGAGAATCGCCTGCCTACAGCATGTCAAGAGAGATTTCATCGACTGCGGCAAGGAAGACAAGGATGCTCAGGAAGTCGTAGATATCCTCAACAGATTTTATCGAGAAGACAAAAAACATAAGGTTGGGGTAAATGGATGGACCGTTGAAGACCATCTAGCCTATCGGCAGTCATATGCACCGGACATTTTACAGGATTTATTGGAGAAACTGGAGGAAATATCTTCCAGGAAGGATTTGCTGCCCAAGTCTACCTTGGCGCAGGCGGTCGGTTATGCCCTTAATGAATATAATGCCATTTGTGACATCTTCAAAAGAGGTGATACGGCTCTCGATAACAACTATATTGAGAGAATCCAGAGGTACATATCACTATCAAGAAGAAACTCAATGTTCTTTGGTTCGCACGAAGGAGCAAGCCGGGCGGCTATCCTATATTCCATCGCCATCTCATGCAGGCTGAATGGCATTAATCTGTTTGAATACATATGCGACGTAATAGAAAAGACTGCAGAATGGCAACCCAATACCCCATTGGAAAAATATAGAGACTTACTTCCTGACCGATGGAAAAAGCAGTAA
- the tnpB gene encoding IS66 family insertion sequence element accessory protein TnpB has product MPVCFKTPLLYLLTQKIAQKFGYVLGIKWDGDGFLLYQKRLERGTFELPFFDSQSKQCKMPYKTLSAIMSGICLKSMRYRKRLNL; this is encoded by the coding sequence GTGCCTGTATGCTTCAAAACGCCTCTTTTATATTTATTAACACAAAAAATTGCTCAAAAATTTGGCTATGTCTTAGGAATCAAATGGGATGGCGACGGTTTCCTGCTGTACCAGAAGCGACTGGAGCGAGGAACCTTTGAATTGCCATTCTTTGATTCCCAAAGCAAACAATGCAAAATGCCTTACAAGACGCTATCTGCCATCATGAGCGGAATTTGCCTGAAAAGTATGAGATATCGAAAACGGCTTAATCTGTAG
- a CDS encoding IS110 family transposase, with amino-acid sequence MKNKSFIGIDISKNVIDVSIFCEEAPIKDFSHDVFNNSRKGFGEMCTWLKKNHVVLSNCLFGMEFTGSYSMELEKFLNARNYQFCMLSTHVVKHYPMEPKDKSDKIDSAKIADFLYRYNGTECVKPYKMPDKTMQRLKALMNERKFLVEQRTCFMNRRQLCTTKEDAQLYDGYIKKFSRDIDNIELEEQKLLATDDSLLATYKNLLTIPGVGFVNAINVIVITRNFTAFETARQYASYVGVAPHSHTSGTSVRWRPRPSARCDGQAKADLSMAATVAVQYDAELQSFYNRKLGGKQDSDTKRKALNAVKFKLVLRMFAIGKQNRKWEPLDSKSSNEKLAIS; translated from the coding sequence ATGAAAAATAAATCATTTATCGGCATCGACATCTCAAAAAATGTCATTGACGTATCAATTTTCTGTGAAGAAGCCCCAATTAAGGACTTTTCTCACGATGTATTCAACAATTCCCGCAAGGGATTTGGCGAAATGTGCACATGGCTCAAGAAGAATCATGTGGTTCTCTCGAACTGTCTCTTTGGAATGGAGTTCACCGGCAGCTATTCCATGGAACTGGAGAAGTTTCTTAATGCCAGGAACTATCAGTTCTGCATGCTCTCCACCCATGTGGTAAAGCATTATCCCATGGAACCCAAGGACAAGAGCGACAAGATTGACTCTGCCAAGATTGCAGACTTTCTCTATCGCTATAATGGTACCGAATGTGTCAAGCCTTATAAAATGCCTGACAAGACCATGCAGAGACTCAAGGCACTGATGAATGAGCGTAAGTTCCTGGTGGAACAGCGTACATGCTTCATGAACAGAAGACAGCTGTGCACCACAAAGGAAGATGCCCAGTTATATGATGGCTACATCAAGAAATTCAGCCGTGACATTGATAACATCGAGTTGGAAGAGCAGAAGTTGCTGGCTACAGACGATAGCCTTTTGGCTACTTACAAGAATCTTCTGACAATACCAGGAGTCGGCTTCGTCAATGCCATAAATGTCATTGTCATTACCCGAAACTTTACCGCATTTGAAACAGCAAGGCAATATGCCAGTTATGTCGGCGTGGCACCGCACTCCCACACTTCAGGCACCAGTGTGAGATGGCGTCCCCGACCTTCAGCACGCTGTGATGGTCAGGCGAAAGCGGATCTATCCATGGCGGCCACAGTTGCTGTACAATATGATGCAGAGTTACAATCATTTTATAACCGTAAATTAGGAGGTAAGCAAGATTCAGACACTAAACGCAAGGCATTGAATGCCGTTAAGTTCAAACTTGTTCTCAGAATGTTCGCCATAGGTAAGCAGAACAGAAAATGGGAACCGTTGGATTCAAAGAGCAGCAATGAAAAACTTGCAATATCATAA
- a CDS encoding IS110 family transposase → MDKELYFGVDVSKKTLDLAYYDGEAIDWKNAHIQVSNDDAGFKKIGSWVAKVGKDFATFLFCMEYTGLYNQNFRLWLESKEYIYGMVEPRKMHRFEPDLDDDQRSLDRIKTDELDAFRIAIYCEQNHKKILRNPSKLPSSVYFKLKRLLAERKQNTKQSVLYKQQLHDICAYDTDLSVERKKLLLKNMQENQKAIDKEIDSYMNEDTSIRKNYNLLTSIPGIGRIIALETIVLTENFTAISNPRKYACYIGIAPFKKESGTSVRKKTGVSKKGFSEAKADLSIAVLSAIRNNPSIRDYWIRKRKEKCGGIVLNAIKFKLVLRMFAVIKRGTPYVETDAYKN, encoded by the coding sequence ATGGATAAAGAACTGTATTTTGGCGTAGATGTCTCCAAGAAGACTCTCGACCTTGCTTATTATGATGGTGAAGCCATCGATTGGAAGAATGCCCATATTCAGGTGAGCAATGATGATGCTGGATTCAAAAAGATTGGCTCCTGGGTTGCAAAGGTAGGAAAAGACTTTGCTACCTTTTTGTTCTGTATGGAATATACTGGACTTTATAATCAAAACTTCAGATTATGGCTGGAATCCAAAGAATATATCTATGGTATGGTGGAACCTCGCAAAATGCATCGCTTCGAGCCAGACTTGGATGATGACCAGCGCTCTCTAGACCGTATCAAGACTGATGAACTGGATGCTTTCAGAATAGCAATCTATTGTGAGCAGAACCACAAGAAGATTCTTCGCAATCCCTCCAAACTTCCTTCATCTGTCTATTTCAAGTTGAAGAGATTGCTGGCTGAGCGTAAGCAGAACACCAAACAGTCTGTTCTTTACAAGCAACAGCTTCATGATATCTGCGCATACGACACAGACTTATCCGTTGAACGCAAGAAACTCCTGCTGAAGAACATGCAGGAAAACCAGAAAGCAATAGACAAGGAGATTGACAGCTACATGAATGAAGATACAAGCATCAGAAAGAATTACAATCTGCTGACCTCCATTCCTGGCATTGGTCGCATCATAGCGTTGGAAACCATTGTATTGACGGAAAATTTCACTGCAATCAGCAATCCTCGCAAATATGCCTGTTACATAGGAATAGCCCCTTTTAAAAAGGAATCTGGTACCTCAGTAAGAAAGAAAACGGGTGTTTCCAAGAAAGGCTTTTCTGAAGCCAAGGCAGACTTATCCATAGCTGTCCTTTCCGCCATAAGGAACAATCCTTCAATAAGAGACTATTGGATACGCAAGAGAAAGGAAAAATGCGGTGGCATCGTACTCAATGCCATCAAGTTCAAGCTAGTCCTTCGTATGTTTGCCGTGATAAAGCGTGGAACACCATATGTGGAGACAGATGCATATAAGAACTAA
- the tnpB gene encoding IS66 family insertion sequence element accessory protein TnpB, whose translation MFGLNENTQYYVCQRYVRMNMGINGLYQIVRTEMELPPLGGAVFIFFSKNRQQVKMLFYLCTRKQV comes from the coding sequence ATGTTTGGACTAAACGAAAATACCCAGTATTACGTCTGCCAGCGATATGTCCGAATGAACATGGGCATAAATGGCCTGTACCAGATTGTGAGGACGGAGATGGAGCTGCCGCCACTCGGTGGTGCCGTCTTCATCTTCTTCTCAAAGAACCGCCAGCAGGTAAAAATGCTCTTTTACCTTTGCACTCGGAAACAAGTTTAA
- a CDS encoding VapE domain-containing protein, with amino-acid sequence MKFTITRINKQNKLMVSSKTVERFLERIAKDDAKLSVTNFRMSVPLMEADYQYYKGIKEWQHVYPAAEFNKDESGNLVFQKSNGLVMLHFINLMSDQEKDAVKKTVSLLPMTFAAFEGADGRSLIVLVSICNEEGKIPTKEADADLLYQSAYEQVKTLYQSQVQAAIKPEKPSMASNFMLTLDASPYYNSKAVAMRISQNMKKVASAPKNVDDLKTYDDYEFLYRKAAEETKEEMKKANISWQNDGDRFLAGFSAIAIKLCNMGLSEEEAFIHIRRNNWGHVTEEKLRQIVGTAYDTHSKDKRMEISASARKGRADILQMIRYLESRYQFRCNTVMKYTEYRPNNSWVGDFRPVDARVQKSMTLDVQIADIHVSIKDVRNFLESDRIRNYSPIESYLYDCLGKWDGKDRIRALARTIPTNNPHWEDWFYTWFLGMVEQWRGMYRRQYGNSTMPLLISKQGYNKSTFCRRLIPSELSWGFSDNMILSEKRQVLQAMSQFLLINLDEFNQISPQVQQGFLKNLLQLPTVKIKPPYGSHVQEFPRLASFIATSNMTDILSDPSGNRRFLGVELTGPIDVSGRLNYEQLYAQAMQALERGEKSYFDAKETAIIMQHNRQFEQISPIKQCFLQVFEPASTPGNGEYLMAAAIFDILKQKFGSSLQVSSIQKLGRELQNIEGLKNRRTRFGTEYLVVRK; translated from the coding sequence ATGAAGTTTACTATTACAAGAATCAACAAGCAGAACAAGTTGATGGTCAGTTCGAAAACCGTAGAACGGTTTCTGGAGCGCATCGCTAAAGATGATGCCAAGCTGAGTGTCACCAATTTCAGAATGAGTGTGCCACTCATGGAGGCCGACTACCAGTACTACAAAGGCATCAAGGAATGGCAGCACGTTTATCCAGCCGCAGAATTCAACAAGGATGAAAGCGGCAATCTCGTCTTCCAGAAATCAAACGGGCTGGTGATGCTCCACTTCATCAACCTCATGTCGGACCAGGAAAAAGATGCCGTCAAGAAGACGGTCAGTTTGCTGCCGATGACCTTTGCTGCCTTCGAAGGAGCCGACGGCAGAAGCCTCATCGTGCTCGTAAGCATCTGCAACGAAGAAGGAAAAATCCCGACAAAAGAAGCCGACGCCGACTTACTCTACCAGTCTGCCTACGAACAGGTAAAGACGCTCTACCAGTCGCAGGTACAGGCAGCCATCAAACCCGAAAAGCCATCAATGGCATCCAACTTCATGCTTACGCTGGATGCCTCTCCTTATTATAACAGTAAGGCAGTGGCGATGCGCATCTCCCAAAATATGAAGAAGGTAGCCTCAGCCCCTAAAAATGTAGACGATTTAAAGACATACGATGACTATGAGTTCCTCTACCGCAAGGCAGCAGAAGAGACGAAGGAAGAGATGAAAAAAGCCAACATCTCATGGCAGAACGATGGAGACCGGTTCCTTGCCGGTTTCTCAGCCATCGCCATCAAGCTCTGCAACATGGGCCTCAGCGAAGAAGAAGCTTTCATCCATATCCGCCGCAACAACTGGGGACATGTGACAGAAGAGAAACTCCGCCAGATAGTGGGCACCGCTTACGATACCCATTCCAAAGACAAGAGGATGGAGATATCAGCCTCTGCCAGAAAAGGACGTGCCGACATCCTGCAGATGATCAGATACCTGGAGAGCCGGTACCAGTTCCGTTGCAATACCGTGATGAAATATACCGAATACCGCCCGAACAATTCATGGGTTGGCGATTTCAGACCGGTGGATGCCCGTGTGCAGAAAAGCATGACGCTGGATGTTCAGATAGCCGACATCCACGTAAGCATCAAGGATGTAAGGAATTTTCTAGAGTCAGACCGCATCAGAAACTACAGTCCGATAGAGTCCTATCTCTATGACTGTCTGGGAAAATGGGACGGCAAGGACCGCATCCGTGCCCTGGCACGAACCATACCCACCAACAATCCTCATTGGGAAGACTGGTTTTACACCTGGTTTTTGGGAATGGTTGAGCAGTGGCGCGGCATGTATCGCCGTCAATATGGCAACAGTACCATGCCGCTGCTCATTTCCAAGCAAGGTTACAACAAGAGCACCTTCTGTCGCCGTCTGATACCGAGCGAACTGTCGTGGGGCTTCAGCGATAATATGATTCTGTCAGAAAAGCGTCAGGTATTGCAGGCGATGTCACAGTTTCTGCTTATCAATCTCGATGAGTTCAATCAGATTTCGCCACAGGTTCAGCAGGGTTTTCTGAAGAATCTGCTGCAATTGCCAACGGTGAAAATCAAGCCGCCATACGGAAGTCATGTACAGGAATTTCCTCGTCTAGCCTCCTTCATTGCCACGAGCAACATGACCGATATTCTTTCCGACCCATCCGGCAACCGCCGTTTCCTGGGAGTAGAACTGACGGGACCTATCGATGTGAGTGGCAGACTGAACTATGAGCAACTTTATGCGCAGGCGATGCAAGCTCTGGAGCGTGGCGAAAAATCCTATTTCGACGCCAAGGAAACCGCCATCATCATGCAACATAACAGACAATTTGAACAGATTTCCCCTATCAAGCAATGTTTTCTGCAGGTTTTTGAGCCTGCAAGTACCCCGGGAAATGGCGAATATCTGATGGCAGCCGCCATTTTCGACATTTTGAAGCAGAAATTCGGCTCTTCTCTCCAGGTTTCGAGTATACAGAAATTGGGCAGAGAGCTTCAGAATATAGAAGGTTTGAAGAACCGAAGAACAAGATTTGGTACTGAGTATCTGGTAGTTAGGAAATAA
- a CDS encoding DUF6078 family protein: protein MTQADLVRLYFNKESAYNSWDYCFNQQCPLAQECAHYLSVTYKKPEQTKGYAIYPDAYHDNKCEHFLQLQMMKMAYGFMNILEELKRKDEASFRVHMTSYFGSKTSYYRYKLGQTGLVPEQQQYVLKWCQQHGYTNMRFDRYAEEVNY from the coding sequence ATGACACAAGCAGATTTAGTCAGACTCTACTTCAACAAAGAAAGTGCTTACAACTCATGGGACTATTGCTTCAACCAGCAATGTCCACTGGCTCAGGAATGTGCACACTATCTGTCCGTAACCTACAAAAAACCGGAACAGACCAAAGGCTACGCCATCTATCCCGATGCCTACCACGACAACAAGTGCGAACATTTCCTGCAGCTGCAGATGATGAAAATGGCATACGGCTTTATGAATATTCTTGAAGAACTGAAGCGTAAAGACGAAGCCAGTTTCAGAGTACACATGACTTCCTACTTCGGAAGCAAGACTTCATACTATCGCTATAAATTAGGACAGACAGGACTCGTGCCTGAACAGCAGCAGTACGTGCTGAAATGGTGCCAGCAACATGGATACACCAACATGAGGTTCGACCGCTATGCAGAAGAGGTCAACTATTAA
- a CDS encoding ATP-binding protein, which yields MERSIYNKLVEWKNKQNHKPLILNGARQVGKTYILQKFGKREYKKLAFFSLDRNQKAAEVFEKGGTTADILMALSAISQVDITPNDTLMVLDEIQDCPKALETLKFFCEDAPDIHIIVAGSLLGISLHSGVSYPVGKVEELRLYPMNFIEFLDAMGKAKLASILKEGNWNVINLLETELISLLRQYYYVGGMPAAVLAHVEQKGLQEVRSIQKQIIQDYRRDFSKHAPDREVPRINMVWDSIPAQLAKENKKFIYGAVKKSARAADFELAIQWLIDAGLAYKVQRVNTPRLPFKFYEDLNAFKLFMLDVGLMGAMAETSAESMLVGDGIFSEYKGAFTELYVFTQLKSQDIPLYYHAVDNSTIEIDFLTQWHDRVIPIEVKAEVNVKAKSLRTFITNNPQLKGLRYSMLPYKDQDWMINVPLYACLTPFDKSF from the coding sequence ATGGAAAGAAGCATCTATAACAAACTCGTAGAATGGAAGAACAAGCAAAATCATAAACCTCTGATTCTCAACGGAGCAAGACAAGTAGGCAAGACCTATATCCTGCAAAAATTTGGAAAAAGAGAATATAAAAAACTTGCATTCTTCAGTCTCGACAGAAATCAGAAGGCAGCAGAAGTGTTTGAAAAAGGCGGCACAACAGCTGATATACTGATGGCACTCTCCGCCATCAGCCAGGTAGATATTACCCCCAACGATACACTTATGGTACTCGATGAGATACAAGATTGTCCTAAAGCATTAGAAACTTTAAAGTTCTTTTGCGAGGATGCTCCTGATATTCATATCATCGTGGCAGGATCCCTGCTGGGAATATCACTCCATAGCGGGGTATCATATCCAGTAGGAAAAGTAGAAGAGCTGCGCCTCTACCCGATGAACTTCATCGAATTCCTCGATGCCATGGGAAAAGCGAAACTGGCAAGCATCCTGAAAGAAGGAAATTGGAACGTCATCAATTTACTGGAAACAGAATTGATCAGCCTGCTGCGACAATATTATTATGTAGGAGGAATGCCAGCCGCCGTACTCGCCCATGTAGAGCAGAAGGGACTACAGGAAGTCCGTTCCATCCAAAAGCAGATTATACAAGACTATCGCCGAGATTTCTCGAAGCACGCACCAGATAGAGAAGTGCCTCGCATTAATATGGTGTGGGACAGTATCCCTGCCCAACTTGCCAAAGAGAACAAGAAGTTCATCTATGGAGCCGTGAAGAAAAGTGCCAGAGCCGCAGATTTCGAACTGGCCATCCAATGGCTGATAGATGCAGGACTGGCATATAAGGTTCAGAGAGTCAATACCCCACGCCTCCCTTTCAAATTCTATGAAGACCTGAACGCCTTCAAACTCTTCATGCTCGATGTGGGACTGATGGGAGCGATGGCAGAGACTTCAGCAGAATCGATGCTGGTGGGCGATGGCATTTTCTCTGAATATAAAGGTGCCTTTACAGAACTATATGTCTTCACCCAGCTGAAAAGCCAGGATATTCCATTATACTATCATGCTGTGGATAACTCCACAATAGAGATTGATTTCCTGACCCAATGGCACGACAGGGTTATACCGATAGAAGTAAAGGCAGAGGTGAACGTTAAGGCGAAATCTCTCAGAACATTCATCACCAACAATCCGCAACTGAAGGGACTTCGCTACTCCATGCTTCCCTATAAGGATCAAGACTGGATGATCAACGTTCCGCTCTATGCCTGCCTGACACCATTTGACAAATCATTCTGA
- a CDS encoding DUF418 domain-containing protein codes for MLIRWDVMIGWQVDASVLSEVYGNMYNGHQHGTFLENAYSNLRYGQVATYYWCLMKGRHTQTICLFVLGMLVGRKRWFYNENNNLALWKKVLAVSILVLIVGGIADVRHMETWNNWLYPIYNFFILSFVVSGFVLLWYGKEWFRKGLSFLRQFGKMSLTNYFLQSIISCGLFAYYGFNLQTKLGITYAFFVGIAMVVVQCLFSNLWLKYHSHGPFEGIWKKLTWIKF; via the coding sequence ATGCTTATACGCTGGGATGTGATGATTGGATGGCAGGTGGATGCATCGGTATTGAGTGAGGTGTATGGAAATATGTATAATGGTCATCAGCACGGCACCTTCCTGGAGAATGCCTACAGTAACCTGCGATACGGACAGGTGGCTACCTATTACTGGTGCCTGATGAAGGGAAGACATACGCAGACCATCTGCCTTTTCGTACTCGGAATGCTGGTGGGTAGAAAGCGTTGGTTCTATAATGAGAACAACAACCTGGCTTTGTGGAAGAAGGTGCTGGCGGTTTCCATCCTAGTATTGATTGTGGGAGGCATCGCTGATGTGCGCCACATGGAAACATGGAACAATTGGCTTTATCCTATCTACAACTTCTTCATCCTCTCGTTTGTAGTATCAGGATTCGTTTTGTTGTGGTACGGAAAGGAATGGTTCAGAAAGGGATTGTCGTTCCTGCGCCAGTTTGGTAAGATGAGTCTGACCAACTATTTCCTCCAGTCTATCATCAGTTGCGGACTGTTTGCTTATTATGGCTTCAATCTCCAGACGAAGCTCGGCATCACCTACGCTTTCTTTGTGGGCATCGCCATGGTGGTAGTACAATGCCTCTTCTCCAACCTCTGGCTCAAGTATCACTCCCATGGTCCTTTCGAGGGAATTTGGAAGAAGCTGACCTGGATTAAGTTCTAA
- a CDS encoding dicarboxylate/amino acid:cation symporter, with protein MKRIKMPLLARIIIAILLGVIFGNFFNEAAVRAFLTFNGIFSQFLGFMIPLIIIGLVTPAIADIGHGAGKLLLATVGIAFADTILAGLLAYGTGSALFPHMIANSAHVAVDKAEELKPFFEIKIPAMVDVMSALVFSFIAGLGIAHKGSRTMQKIFQEFKEIVSGVIAKVIIPLLPLYIFGIFLGMTFSGEAYHILLVFAQIILVILVLHIVILLYEYLLAGGLSHKNPFKLLLNMLPAYFTALGTSSSAATIPVTLKQTLKNGVTDGIAGFTIPLCATIHLSGSMMKITCCALTICLINGMPCNLPLFLNFIFVLAICMVAAPGVPGGAVMAALGPLASVLGFNADMQALMIALYIAMDSFGTACNVTGDGAIAIVVDKIFRKDK; from the coding sequence ATGAAAAGAATCAAAATGCCACTATTGGCAAGAATCATCATTGCCATCCTGTTGGGTGTAATCTTCGGCAATTTCTTCAATGAAGCGGCCGTCAGAGCGTTTCTCACCTTCAACGGCATCTTCAGCCAGTTTCTGGGCTTTATGATACCGCTCATCATCATCGGTCTCGTAACACCAGCCATTGCCGACATCGGTCACGGAGCCGGAAAACTCCTTCTTGCCACCGTGGGCATCGCCTTTGCCGACACCATCCTGGCTGGTCTGCTAGCCTATGGTACAGGTTCGGCACTCTTTCCACACATGATTGCCAATTCTGCCCATGTGGCAGTAGATAAGGCAGAAGAACTCAAACCCTTCTTCGAAATCAAGATACCAGCCATGGTTGATGTGATGAGTGCACTTGTGTTCTCGTTCATAGCTGGATTGGGCATTGCCCACAAAGGCAGCCGCACCATGCAGAAGATTTTTCAGGAATTCAAGGAAATCGTATCAGGTGTCATTGCCAAAGTCATCATTCCCCTACTGCCCCTTTATATCTTCGGCATCTTCCTGGGCATGACTTTCTCCGGCGAAGCCTACCACATTCTGCTGGTCTTCGCACAGATTATCCTCGTGATTCTCGTACTTCATATCGTCATCTTACTTTACGAATATCTGTTGGCTGGCGGCTTGTCCCATAAGAATCCGTTTAAGCTGTTGCTCAACATGTTGCCAGCCTACTTCACGGCACTTGGCACATCATCATCAGCAGCCACAATTCCGGTAACTCTGAAGCAGACCTTGAAAAACGGCGTCACCGATGGCATTGCCGGCTTCACCATTCCGCTCTGTGCCACCATCCATCTCTCGGGATCAATGATGAAGATTACCTGTTGTGCGCTCACCATCTGTCTCATCAATGGTATGCCTTGCAATCTCCCCCTCTTCCTCAACTTCATCTTCGTGCTCGCCATCTGCATGGTAGCAGCTCCGGGAGTTCCGGGAGGAGCCGTCATGGCAGCGCTAGGTCCGCTAGCCTCAGTTTTAGGTTTCAATGCTGATATGCAAGCACTTATGATAGCCCTCTATATTGCGATGGACAGTTTCGGTACCGCCTGCAATGTAACCGGCGATGGCGCCATTGCTATAGTCGTGGATAAGATATTCAGAAAGGATAAATAA